The following coding sequences are from one Triticum aestivum cultivar Chinese Spring chromosome 5A, IWGSC CS RefSeq v2.1, whole genome shotgun sequence window:
- the LOC123106376 gene encoding late embryogenesis abundant protein 3-like → MSDQSQPVRTGDVYPPSAAAHDARRQRDEVLTTHDDQQQKRELRVTETDEPHAGRRVVTATAGGQVMAQFTVPVPGAGVEEATDAVTIGEALQAAAQTSAGERPVDLADAAAVQAAETRATGLGGVVPGGVAAAAQQAAETNMRPGLAEEEKVRLRDVLGSAAAVLPANKVATREDAVAVATAAKRNAPAGGGGGGKGVADAVAAAADMNEKRMTRTRQA, encoded by the exons ATGAGCGACCAGTCCCAGCCCGTCCGCACCGGCGACGTCtacccgccctccgccgccgcccacgACGCGCGCCGCCAGCGCGACGAGGTCCTCACCACCCATGATGATCAGCAGCAGAAACGCGAGCTCCGGGTCACCGAGACCGACGAGCCACACGCCGGGAGACGCGTCGTCACCGCAACCGCCGGCGGCCAG GTGATGGCGCAGTTCACGGTGCCGGTGCCGGGCGCCGGCGTGGAGGAGGCGACGGACGCGGTGACCATCGGCGAAGCTCTACAGGCCGCGGCGCAGACGTCGGCGGGCGAGAGGCCGGTGGACCTCGCGGACGCGGCAGCGGTGCAGGCCGCCGAGACGCGCGCGACCGGGCTGGGCGGCGTCGTGCCGGGCGGTGTGGCGGCCGCGGCACAGCAGGCCGCGGAGACCAACATGAGGCCTGGCCTCGCGGAGGAGGAGAAGGTTCGGCTGAGGGACGTGCTGGGCAGCGCCGCAGCGGTGCTGCCGgccaacaaggtggccacgagggaggACGCCGTTGCGGTGGCGACAGCTGCGAAGCGCAACGCCCCTgcgggaggcggtggaggaggcaagGGCGTCGCCGACGCGGTGGCCGCGGCCGCCGATATGAACGAGAAGAGGATGACGCGCACGCGGCAGGCTTAA